In a single window of the Halopiger xanaduensis SH-6 genome:
- a CDS encoding glycosyltransferase family 4 protein: MRIAMIQDDWWPRTGGGPVHVKDLSVALAEQFDHTIDIYTRALEKDGQSHVNAETFAGGNVRVHRLKPSTEYWNAVGRVSSLATPVPHLVTEQFDIVHGHTFLPAVPTRVGGALTDAATVFTVHGTALTSGVGRDESGLAAVKRRLERLFVLNFEYDHVISVNTEHLDLLGGYHADVSCVPNGVDLDRFDVSVDSRDEILFLGRLAPKKRVSDLIAAFDRLADEYPETDLVIVGTGPKRDALQSQVKGAGLEDRVRFEGRVSDEAIPQYYRRARLFVLPSVWEGHPLTLLEAWAAEVPVITSDVEGIAEFIDHEETGFLVPPESPAELADAIRYGLSNPNESESWAENAYEMVSTEYSWEGVAAQTNRIYERIV; the protein is encoded by the coding sequence ATGAGAATCGCGATGATTCAGGACGACTGGTGGCCGCGAACCGGCGGCGGACCGGTCCACGTCAAAGATCTATCGGTGGCGCTCGCGGAACAATTCGACCACACGATCGACATCTACACGCGAGCGCTCGAAAAAGACGGGCAGTCACACGTGAACGCGGAAACGTTCGCCGGCGGAAACGTGAGAGTCCACCGGCTCAAGCCGTCGACGGAGTACTGGAACGCGGTCGGTCGAGTATCGTCTCTCGCCACCCCGGTTCCACACCTGGTCACGGAACAGTTCGATATCGTCCACGGCCACACGTTTTTGCCCGCGGTCCCGACCCGCGTCGGTGGAGCACTCACCGACGCCGCGACCGTGTTTACGGTCCACGGGACCGCGCTGACATCCGGTGTCGGCCGGGACGAGTCCGGACTCGCGGCCGTCAAACGACGTCTGGAGCGACTGTTCGTTCTCAACTTCGAATACGACCACGTGATCTCGGTTAACACCGAGCACCTCGACCTCCTCGGGGGGTATCACGCCGATGTTTCGTGCGTACCGAACGGCGTTGATCTCGATCGGTTCGACGTGAGCGTCGATTCACGCGACGAAATTCTCTTCCTCGGTCGGCTCGCGCCGAAAAAACGGGTGAGCGATCTCATTGCTGCGTTCGATCGCCTTGCCGACGAGTACCCCGAGACGGACCTCGTTATCGTCGGGACCGGACCGAAGCGTGACGCGCTACAATCGCAGGTGAAGGGAGCGGGACTCGAAGATCGCGTCCGCTTCGAAGGCCGCGTTTCGGACGAGGCGATTCCGCAATACTACCGTCGAGCCCGTCTTTTCGTCCTGCCGTCCGTCTGGGAGGGGCACCCGTTGACGCTGCTCGAGGCCTGGGCCGCCGAAGTGCCCGTAATAACGAGCGACGTCGAAGGAATCGCCGAATTCATCGATCACGAGGAGACCGGATTCCTCGTCCCGCCGGAGTCGCCTGCCGAACTCGCAGACGCGATCCGATACGGACTTTCGAACCCGAACGAGAGCGAATCGTGGGCTGAAAACGCGTACGAGATGGTTAGCACCGAGTACTCTTGGGAGGGAGTTGCCGCCCAGACGAACCGTATTTACGAACGAATCGTCTGA
- a CDS encoding sulfatase, translating into MTDTCDHVILLSADALRADHLSCYGYHRETTPVLDDLAAESLRFTRAYSASSHTREAVPALLTGEYPDTAIDSDYRLATETIASTLSESGFATGGFHSNPFVSRAYGFDRGFDEFDDDLHFGKHKLVALAQRALDKVRNRHYARAEEINERSLAWIDSVDGTDPFFLWNHYMDTHGPYEPPETYQRQYYGETVSDSKAQSLYQRAIDDPDSITEAERQLLIDLYDAEIRYNDERIGEFLASLRERDLLERSLLIVTADHGDAFGEHGYYEHPRYLHDEITHVPLIVRPPGGADETTVSTPVSTLSIAPTIQQSVGISSDGQSLLSTDADDVESDQPVFSQARGEGDHDHVRRYAIRTANGACFCERNQDTGALEFSACTDPSLRDELESHIKKRVQQRDDGKTAEADVDGDVDEEIEHRLSALGYKD; encoded by the coding sequence ATGACAGATACCTGTGACCACGTCATTTTACTCTCTGCCGACGCTCTCCGAGCGGATCACCTCTCGTGTTACGGTTACCACCGGGAGACGACACCCGTCCTCGATGACCTCGCCGCGGAAAGCCTCCGGTTCACTCGGGCGTACAGCGCGAGCTCGCACACTCGCGAAGCGGTACCGGCGTTGCTGACCGGCGAGTATCCCGACACCGCAATCGATTCCGACTATCGGCTCGCGACGGAGACGATCGCGTCGACACTGTCCGAAAGCGGATTTGCAACCGGGGGTTTCCACTCGAACCCGTTCGTCTCCCGCGCGTACGGGTTCGATCGCGGATTCGACGAGTTCGACGACGATCTCCACTTCGGCAAACACAAACTCGTCGCGCTGGCCCAGCGTGCGCTCGATAAAGTTCGGAATCGACACTACGCTCGAGCGGAAGAGATCAACGAACGGTCCCTCGCCTGGATCGACTCCGTAGACGGAACCGATCCGTTCTTTCTGTGGAATCACTACATGGACACGCACGGGCCGTACGAACCGCCGGAAACGTACCAGCGCCAATATTACGGCGAAACGGTTTCGGACAGTAAAGCCCAGTCACTCTATCAGCGGGCGATCGACGATCCCGACTCGATCACCGAGGCGGAACGGCAGTTACTGATCGACCTGTACGACGCCGAAATTCGATACAACGACGAGCGAATCGGGGAATTTCTCGCGTCGTTGCGGGAACGGGACCTGCTCGAGAGATCGTTGTTGATCGTCACGGCCGACCACGGCGATGCGTTCGGCGAACACGGCTACTACGAACATCCGCGCTACCTGCACGATGAGATCACGCACGTTCCACTCATCGTTCGTCCGCCGGGTGGTGCGGACGAGACGACGGTGTCAACGCCTGTGAGTACGCTGAGCATCGCGCCGACGATACAGCAATCCGTCGGGATCAGCAGCGACGGTCAATCGTTGCTGTCGACGGACGCCGACGACGTCGAATCGGACCAACCGGTCTTCTCGCAGGCACGTGGCGAGGGGGACCACGACCACGTTCGGCGGTACGCGATCCGGACGGCGAACGGCGCGTGCTTCTGCGAACGGAATCAGGACACCGGCGCGCTCGAGTTCTCGGCGTGTACGGACCCCTCGCTTCGCGATGAACTAGAATCGCACATCAAGAAGCGCGTGCAGCAAAGGGACGACGGGAAGACGGCGGAAGCCGACGTCGACGGCGACGTCGACGAGGAGATCGAACACCGACTAAGTGCGCTTGGATACAAGGACTGA
- a CDS encoding glycosyltransferase family 4 protein gives MDIAFVSNVVFPFVKGGAEKRIHEIGTRLAAAGHDVTVYGRHFWDGPQVTDHEGVTLYGVAPSRDLYADERRSITEALEFSARLLPDLRRNVERHDVVVASLFPYFPVLASKLMTLLTDTPLITTWHEVWLDYWDEYLGRLAPFGKAVERLTAKAPHYPIAVSSVTADRLAELGPSRDAIAVVPNGIDVDQIETTDPARDGFDVLYAGRLIEDKHVDLLLEAFDRVAETAPDVTLGIIGDGPERDRLERQVRSLEHADRVTMLGFLEEYTDVLAHMRAADVFASPSTREGFGITFAEAMAADCTVIAADHPESAAAEVIGDAGFLASPTADDIARLLERTLEGERPATDPARRAERFDWDTVTEQAERRYRRAINREW, from the coding sequence ATGGATATCGCGTTCGTCTCGAACGTCGTGTTTCCGTTCGTAAAAGGCGGTGCTGAAAAACGCATTCACGAGATCGGAACTCGACTCGCTGCGGCAGGACACGACGTTACCGTCTACGGACGTCACTTCTGGGACGGCCCGCAAGTTACGGACCACGAGGGAGTCACGCTGTACGGCGTCGCGCCGTCGCGCGATCTCTACGCCGACGAGCGACGGTCGATCACGGAGGCGCTCGAGTTTTCCGCTCGACTGCTTCCGGATCTCCGTCGAAACGTGGAGCGACACGACGTCGTCGTCGCGTCGCTGTTTCCCTACTTCCCCGTCCTCGCATCGAAGTTGATGACCCTGCTGACCGATACCCCGCTGATCACGACCTGGCACGAGGTGTGGCTCGATTACTGGGACGAGTACCTCGGTCGACTCGCCCCCTTCGGGAAGGCCGTCGAGCGTCTCACCGCCAAAGCGCCGCACTACCCGATCGCCGTCTCGAGCGTCACCGCCGATCGACTCGCGGAACTCGGCCCGTCGCGAGACGCTATCGCAGTCGTTCCGAACGGGATCGACGTCGATCAGATCGAAACGACCGACCCTGCTCGGGACGGATTCGATGTGCTCTACGCCGGTCGACTCATCGAAGACAAGCACGTCGATTTACTGCTCGAGGCGTTCGACCGCGTCGCCGAGACGGCGCCCGACGTCACGCTCGGAATCATCGGCGACGGGCCGGAGCGGGACCGCCTCGAGCGGCAGGTCCGGTCCCTCGAGCACGCCGACCGGGTGACGATGCTCGGCTTCCTCGAGGAGTACACCGACGTGCTGGCACACATGCGCGCTGCGGACGTCTTCGCGTCGCCGTCGACGCGAGAAGGGTTCGGAATCACGTTTGCGGAGGCGATGGCGGCCGACTGTACCGTCATCGCAGCCGATCATCCCGAGTCCGCGGCCGCCGAAGTGATCGGCGACGCGGGCTTTCTCGCGTCGCCGACCGCGGACGATATCGCTCGTCTCCTAGAGCGAACGCTCGAAGGAGAACGTCCCGCTACGGACCCCGCGCGTCGCGCGGAACGATTCGACTGGGATACCGTTACCGAACAGGCGGAACGGCGCTACCGGCGGGCGATAAATCGCGAGTGGTAA
- a CDS encoding phosphoadenosine phosphosulfate reductase family protein encodes MRSTFPDYVDVDYTDGDGEEPTDYPSLQEKIEKAIEVTRTGLEEYENPAVMWTGGKDSTLTLYFINQVARKFDYEKPTAVFIDHYQHFDEIIDFVERWASEWEIELTYARNEDIGAYVDEHDLEPGDDIPVSALSDHNRHHVRELLEYDDETFPFLLDTYVGNHLLKTVALNDVLERDEIDGVISGVRWDEQEARADETFFSPRHDPDIYPPHDRIQPILQFDERDVWDVFWNYVVPDVVAEFPDDGYVPQSADDLPDGVTQEDVPISPKYFAGFRSLGSEVSTEKTTEDPAWLQDLENTTERAGRAQDKEDLMERLRDLGYM; translated from the coding sequence ATGCGCTCAACGTTCCCCGACTACGTGGATGTCGACTATACCGACGGAGACGGCGAAGAGCCGACGGACTATCCGTCGCTTCAGGAGAAAATCGAGAAAGCCATCGAGGTGACGCGCACCGGCCTCGAGGAGTATGAGAATCCGGCCGTCATGTGGACGGGCGGGAAAGACTCCACGCTGACGCTGTATTTCATCAACCAAGTTGCGCGAAAATTCGACTACGAAAAGCCAACTGCGGTGTTCATCGACCACTACCAGCACTTCGACGAGATCATCGATTTCGTCGAACGCTGGGCGTCCGAGTGGGAAATCGAGCTCACGTACGCGCGGAACGAGGATATCGGAGCGTACGTCGACGAACACGACCTCGAGCCAGGCGACGACATCCCAGTCTCTGCCCTCTCCGATCACAATCGGCACCACGTCCGCGAACTGCTCGAATACGACGACGAAACGTTCCCGTTCCTGCTCGATACGTACGTCGGGAACCACCTGCTAAAAACGGTCGCGCTCAACGACGTGCTCGAGCGCGACGAAATCGACGGCGTGATTTCGGGCGTCCGCTGGGACGAACAGGAAGCGCGCGCCGACGAGACGTTCTTCTCGCCGCGACACGACCCCGACATCTATCCGCCCCACGACCGGATCCAGCCGATCCTGCAGTTCGACGAGCGCGACGTCTGGGACGTCTTCTGGAATTACGTGGTTCCGGACGTCGTCGCTGAGTTCCCCGACGACGGGTACGTTCCGCAGTCGGCCGACGACCTCCCCGACGGGGTTACGCAAGAAGACGTGCCGATTTCGCCGAAATACTTCGCCGGATTCCGGTCGCTCGGGAGCGAAGTGAGTACGGAGAAAACGACCGAAGACCCGGCCTGGTTGCAGGATCTAGAAAACACGACCGAACGAGCGGGACGCGCGCAGGATAAAGAGGACCTGATGGAGCGGTTGCGCGATCTGGGGTACATGTAG
- a CDS encoding inorganic phosphate transporter: MVTVLIASITVSAFVGINIGGSSTGVAFGPALGANAITRLGAAVLMSLSALVGGWTVGRNVVTTMSYDIVASSQFSLGAGLVVLGCIGVVVLGANLLAVPASTSMIAVGAMVGMGIGSPGVNWELLVRITAWWLLAPAVGFAVAAAVGRWIYADLVDRVGLDDPVTPPVTLSWNGLRPRIDSPADTTRSDRLSTLGLLAIACYMGFSAGASNVANAIAPLVGSGTLPLNLGVLVAVGAISVGAFTVARRTMATVASGLTSLSLTAACIVALIGATITAVLSYLGIPASLALSTIAAIIGLGWGRARRGRIRPTPSPPATRAETVRYDSPPSYAVHPAAVTLFHGSTAGRVLAVWSTAPVAAGAIAFLASAYLL; this comes from the coding sequence ATGGTGACGGTTTTAATCGCTTCAATCACCGTTTCAGCGTTCGTTGGAATCAATATCGGCGGCTCCTCGACGGGAGTCGCGTTCGGCCCGGCACTGGGTGCTAATGCGATAACCCGACTCGGAGCTGCCGTCCTTATGAGTCTTAGCGCGTTAGTCGGCGGGTGGACCGTCGGACGAAACGTCGTCACGACGATGAGTTACGATATCGTCGCTTCCTCCCAGTTTAGTCTAGGTGCTGGCCTAGTCGTCCTAGGCTGTATCGGCGTCGTCGTTCTCGGCGCCAACCTCCTCGCTGTTCCCGCGTCAACCTCGATGATTGCGGTCGGTGCGATGGTCGGAATGGGGATCGGCAGTCCAGGGGTGAACTGGGAACTCCTCGTCCGGATCACCGCTTGGTGGCTGCTCGCCCCGGCCGTCGGGTTTGCGGTCGCCGCTGCCGTCGGTCGGTGGATATACGCTGATCTCGTCGATCGCGTCGGTCTCGACGATCCGGTGACGCCTCCCGTGACGCTCAGCTGGAACGGGTTACGTCCTCGGATCGATAGCCCCGCCGATACGACGCGGTCCGACCGTCTCTCGACGCTCGGTCTACTCGCGATCGCCTGCTATATGGGATTTTCCGCAGGTGCGAGCAACGTCGCCAACGCGATCGCACCGCTCGTCGGAAGCGGCACACTTCCGCTGAATCTCGGCGTGCTCGTCGCCGTCGGCGCCATCTCCGTCGGCGCGTTTACCGTTGCCCGGCGGACGATGGCGACCGTCGCTAGCGGGTTGACGTCCCTTTCGCTAACCGCGGCGTGTATCGTCGCACTCATCGGGGCCACGATCACCGCGGTACTGTCGTATCTCGGTATTCCCGCAAGCCTCGCGCTCTCGACGATCGCTGCGATCATCGGTCTCGGTTGGGGACGCGCTCGCCGAGGACGGATTCGTCCGACTCCATCACCGCCGGCGACACGCGCGGAAACCGTCCGGTACGATTCCCCGCCCTCGTACGCGGTCCATCCTGCCGCCGTCACGCTGTTTCACGGTTCGACTGCGGGACGCGTCCTCGCGGTGTGGTCGACGGCGCCGGTTGCTGCAGGGGCGATCGCCTTTCTCGCATCCGCGTACCTGCTGTGA
- a CDS encoding alkaline phosphatase family protein — MGLFDRLRSESDPRVVFLGIDGVPYDLVDQHPDVFPNLTAIADDGTGGRISSIVPPESSACWPSLTTGMNPGRTGVYGFQDRESDTYDTYVPMGEHVAADRVWDIVTKRGRDASVFNVPVTFPPSSRIQRHVSGFLSPSVADAAGSADVQRTLEEFDYRVDVNAQLGHKDEKEDFVENARQTLDARYTAFDHYLDRDDWDLFFGVFMATDRVNHFLFGDYVDDGEYADEFLEFYRTLDEYIGAVRDRLDEETTLVVASDHGFTNLEYEVNLNHWLAENGWLSYATDDPEELADISADTRAYSLIPGRFFINLKEREPNGTVSESDYETVREELVADLEELTGPDGRQVCRRIVRGEDAFDGDQTEIAPDLVVIPADGFDLKSGFSEKDAVFTSGPRNGMHKFENACLFSTSDRIDVSDADLLDIAPTILDLMEIGAGTTAMDGRSLVL; from the coding sequence ATGGGCTTATTCGACCGGCTTCGTAGCGAATCGGATCCGCGAGTCGTCTTCCTCGGTATCGACGGTGTCCCGTACGACCTCGTCGATCAACATCCGGACGTCTTTCCGAATCTGACCGCCATCGCGGACGACGGAACCGGCGGACGAATTTCCAGTATCGTCCCGCCGGAATCGAGCGCGTGCTGGCCGAGCCTTACCACCGGAATGAACCCCGGTCGAACCGGCGTCTACGGCTTCCAGGATCGAGAGTCGGACACGTACGATACGTACGTCCCGATGGGCGAACACGTCGCCGCCGACCGCGTCTGGGACATCGTGACGAAACGCGGCCGAGACGCCTCCGTGTTCAACGTCCCGGTGACGTTCCCCCCTTCGTCCCGCATTCAGCGACACGTTTCCGGGTTCTTGTCACCGTCCGTCGCGGATGCAGCCGGTAGCGCAGACGTCCAGCGAACGCTCGAGGAGTTCGACTATCGGGTTGACGTCAACGCACAGCTCGGTCACAAAGACGAAAAGGAGGATTTCGTCGAAAACGCGCGGCAAACGCTCGACGCGCGGTATACGGCGTTCGATCACTACCTCGATCGAGACGACTGGGATCTCTTTTTCGGCGTCTTCATGGCGACCGATCGCGTGAACCACTTCCTGTTCGGCGATTACGTCGACGACGGCGAGTACGCCGACGAGTTCCTCGAGTTTTATCGGACGCTCGACGAGTACATCGGGGCGGTCCGAGATCGCCTCGACGAAGAGACGACGCTGGTGGTCGCTTCGGATCACGGATTCACGAATCTGGAATACGAGGTGAACCTGAACCACTGGCTCGCCGAAAACGGGTGGCTCTCCTACGCGACGGACGATCCCGAGGAACTCGCCGATATCAGCGCCGATACCCGGGCCTACTCGCTGATCCCCGGTCGGTTTTTCATCAACCTCAAGGAGCGCGAACCGAACGGTACCGTTTCCGAATCCGACTACGAAACCGTCCGGGAGGAACTCGTCGCCGATCTAGAGGAACTCACCGGACCGGACGGGCGCCAGGTTTGCCGTCGGATCGTCCGGGGCGAAGACGCGTTCGACGGCGATCAAACGGAAATCGCGCCCGATCTCGTCGTCATTCCCGCCGACGGCTTCGACCTCAAATCCGGATTTTCGGAAAAAGACGCCGTGTTTACGAGCGGACCGCGGAACGGCATGCACAAGTTCGAGAACGCGTGTCTGTTCTCGACTAGCGATCGGATCGACGTTTCGGACGCGGATCTGCTCGATATCGCCCCGACGATACTCGATCTGATGGAGATCGGTGCGGGGACTACCGCGATGGATGGCCGGAGTCTCGTGTTGTAA
- a CDS encoding MarR family transcriptional regulator, which yields MSAIAEEVSGATTELVEKVLEEYGDPGQSAADDRDEPIDVEESSDESGVSDDESDEPTVGGTLSESNDDPSDDSVSLEFDSSRATADRGSSSDDSAAPSSGAASPLANDDEQAAVDDAESDGETATETDSETDPDDSDGSDGSDVPDPASFTEAQLETLRAVHERPDATQAELASMFGITSASVSQRVNSIDGFEWDDRRAFTAALFDDGESDADESGAESGDRGATVADSRPRVTDSGSTEASSESEVVESDAESALECEAVRPEPSENDRACTDAIADRLAAVTARVDRLEQQIADRTQSAAEPVSQPTDETVSESVSQPTDETVSALADPELAHKVVHACMKSDRISEDEELRIIRSMMGAESER from the coding sequence ATGAGTGCGATCGCCGAAGAAGTAAGCGGGGCAACCACCGAGCTCGTCGAGAAGGTCCTCGAGGAGTACGGGGACCCCGGACAGTCCGCCGCCGACGATCGCGACGAGCCGATCGACGTCGAGGAGTCGTCCGACGAGTCGGGAGTTTCGGACGACGAGTCCGACGAACCGACCGTTGGCGGGACCCTGTCCGAGTCGAACGACGATCCGTCGGACGACTCGGTCTCGCTCGAGTTCGACTCGAGTCGGGCGACGGCCGACCGCGGGAGTTCGAGCGACGACTCTGCAGCGCCGTCGTCCGGCGCGGCATCACCGCTCGCAAACGACGACGAGCAGGCCGCGGTCGATGACGCGGAGAGCGACGGCGAGACTGCAACTGAAACCGACTCCGAAACGGATCCGGACGACTCGGACGGCTCCGATGGCTCGGACGTTCCAGATCCGGCGTCCTTCACCGAAGCCCAACTGGAGACGCTCCGAGCGGTACACGAGCGGCCCGACGCAACGCAGGCGGAGCTCGCGTCGATGTTTGGTATCACCAGCGCATCGGTCAGCCAGCGCGTCAACTCGATCGACGGGTTCGAATGGGACGACCGGCGGGCGTTTACCGCTGCGCTGTTCGACGACGGCGAGTCGGACGCGGACGAAAGTGGTGCCGAATCCGGCGACCGTGGCGCGACGGTAGCCGACAGCCGACCCCGCGTCACGGATTCCGGTTCGACGGAAGCCTCGAGCGAGAGCGAAGTCGTCGAGAGCGATGCGGAGTCGGCGCTCGAGTGTGAGGCCGTTCGGCCCGAGCCGAGCGAAAACGACCGGGCGTGCACCGACGCTATCGCCGACCGACTCGCGGCGGTGACAGCGCGGGTCGATCGGCTCGAACAGCAGATTGCGGATCGGACGCAATCGGCGGCCGAGCCCGTGTCACAACCGACGGACGAAACCGTGTCCGAGTCCGTGTCACAACCGACGGACGAAACCGTGTCCGCGCTCGCCGACCCCGAACTCGCACACAAGGTCGTACACGCTTGCATGAAGTCCGACCGGATTTCCGAAGACGAAGAGTTGCGGATCATCCGATCGATGATGGGCGCCGAATCCGAGCGGTGA
- a CDS encoding NUDIX hydrolase, translating into MTEELLTATVSVRGVVFSNDDVLILRRSTDREWELPGGRLGPDEPVVSGLQRELREETLLEVDVVDIVHATAWRNDDDHGRFAVYYLCRTDHRPVQLSEEHSDSKWVSFAEATTTLTKSHAAAVRRANRRRTDRVRESSVSG; encoded by the coding sequence ATGACGGAGGAATTACTTACTGCGACTGTAAGCGTTCGCGGAGTGGTGTTTTCGAACGACGATGTCTTGATTCTACGGCGATCAACTGATCGCGAATGGGAACTCCCCGGCGGCCGACTCGGTCCGGACGAACCGGTCGTGTCCGGACTGCAGCGAGAGCTACGCGAAGAGACGCTTCTCGAGGTCGACGTCGTCGACATCGTCCACGCTACCGCGTGGCGGAACGACGATGATCACGGGCGGTTCGCCGTCTACTATCTCTGTCGAACCGACCACCGGCCGGTGCAGCTGAGCGAGGAACACTCCGACTCCAAGTGGGTGTCGTTCGCCGAGGCGACGACGACGCTCACGAAATCGCACGCCGCTGCGGTCCGCCGGGCGAACCGGCGACGAACCGACCGTGTACGCGAATCCTCCGTCTCCGGGTAA
- a CDS encoding sugar phosphate nucleotidyltransferase has product MDAIVLAGGYATRLWPITKDRPKMFLPLDGSTVIDPIFRSLESDDRIDTVYVSTNERFAATFERYLASSPFDKPTLSIENTTGEDEKFGVISALAQLVDREGITDDTIIVAGDNYISFDVSEFIDFFRAKGQPTVAAYDVGSRTKARSYGVVELENDRICDFEEKPESPASSLVSIACYGFPSESIDLLDTYLEDGNNPDEPGWFVQWLQNRTPTYAFSFDGAWFDIGTPESYLDAVAFELDGSSTIAESATVRNSEIGDGVQILDGATVVDAELERAVVFPDATVRDATMRDAIVGRDSTVRTVDLCSTMIGRRRELTPASL; this is encoded by the coding sequence ATGGATGCGATCGTCCTCGCCGGCGGATACGCAACGCGACTCTGGCCGATTACGAAGGACCGTCCCAAGATGTTTCTTCCGCTCGACGGCTCGACGGTGATCGACCCGATTTTCCGATCGCTCGAGTCGGACGACCGGATCGACACCGTCTACGTATCCACGAACGAGCGGTTCGCGGCGACGTTCGAGCGGTACCTCGCGTCGTCGCCGTTCGACAAGCCCACCCTCTCGATCGAGAACACTACTGGAGAGGACGAGAAGTTCGGCGTGATTAGCGCGCTCGCCCAACTCGTCGACCGAGAGGGGATCACCGACGATACGATCATCGTCGCCGGAGACAACTACATCAGCTTCGACGTGAGCGAGTTCATCGATTTCTTCCGCGCGAAAGGGCAGCCGACGGTTGCCGCCTACGACGTCGGATCCCGGACGAAGGCCCGGTCCTACGGCGTTGTGGAACTCGAGAACGATCGGATCTGCGATTTTGAAGAGAAGCCCGAGTCACCCGCCAGTTCGCTCGTCTCGATCGCGTGTTACGGCTTTCCATCGGAGTCGATCGACCTCCTCGACACGTACCTCGAAGACGGAAACAACCCGGACGAACCCGGTTGGTTCGTCCAGTGGCTCCAGAACCGCACTCCGACCTACGCGTTTAGCTTCGACGGCGCGTGGTTCGATATCGGAACGCCGGAGAGTTACCTCGACGCCGTTGCGTTCGAATTGGACGGTTCGTCGACGATCGCCGAATCCGCGACGGTTCGGAACTCCGAAATCGGCGACGGCGTTCAAATTCTCGACGGCGCAACCGTGGTCGACGCGGAACTCGAGCGCGCCGTCGTCTTCCCGGACGCGACGGTTCGAGACGCGACGATGCGTGATGCGATCGTCGGCCGTGATAGTACCGTTCGGACGGTCGATCTCTGTTCGACGATGATCGGACGACGGCGGGAACTCACACCGGCGTCGCTGTGA